From a region of the Impatiens glandulifera chromosome 4, dImpGla2.1, whole genome shotgun sequence genome:
- the LOC124935839 gene encoding probable lipase MIL1 isoform X2, producing MTTLLAPSKRYAAGGLLGLALHQAQLHQTHPLHPLDMISNEEDEEPVKTSDSLSDGSDLWVHENFGLLRPVFRILEIPSKSWPGLEETAQASPAKRYVEGFLSILSEESNDTSQEMKDTELELLKALEAMSETMEKTRDVQSELERHQEYKNDCQQKYRTNQECSSDEGHGVLKGNDISSNCEMVRTEEAGSQSSKGDEKSLQEANQPSRQRKVTVLYELLSACLAPTADEDKNSTGHERGYDSRHRVALRLLASWFQIKLNTMEAIQTMIAFSAMALSEENGKDEEGSSEDTWKKWKHGGIVGAAAITGGTLLAITGGLAAPAIAAGLNALAPTLGFIIPVVGASGFAAAASAAGTVAGSVAVAASFGAAGAGLTGTKMARRIGSVDEFEFKVIGENENQGRLAVEIVISGFVFKEEDFVKPWEGQNDRLERYALQWESENLIAVSTAIQDWLTSNVALGLMRQGAMMTVLSSLVTALAWPATLLAATDFIDSKWTISLDRSDKAGKLLAEVLMKGLQGDRFFTRSSSYLQMSPILG from the exons ATGACGACTTTGTTGGCACCGTCGAAGAGGTACGCTGCCGGAGGATTGCTCGGACTGGCATTGCATCAGGCTCAGCTTCATCAAACTCATCCTCTTCATCCGCTTGACATGATCTCTAATGAGGAAGATGAGGAGCCCGTCAAAACTAGTGATTCTCTATCTGACGGTTCTGATCTTTGGGTCCATGAGAATTTCGGCCTCCTTCGTCCTGTTTTCAG AATTCTCGAAATTCCGAGTAAATCATGGCCAGGACTTGAGGAAACAGCACAAGCATCTCCTGCTAAGCGTTATGTAGAAGGG TTCTTGAGTATACTCTCAGAAGAGAGTAATGATACTTCTCAAGAGATGAAAGACACGGAACTTGAACTATTAAAAGCGTTAGAGGCTATGTCGGAAACTATGGAGAAAACAAGAGATGTGCAATCTGAGTTGGAGAGACATCAAGAGTATAAAAATGACTGTCAGCAGAAATATAGAACCAACCAAGAATGTAGCTCTGATGAAGGACATGGAGTTTTGAAAGGTAATGATATTAGTTCAAACTGTGAGATGGTTAGAACTGAAGAGGCAGGCAGTCAATCCAGTAAAGGGGATGAAAAATCTCTACAGGAGGCAAATCAGCCGAGTCGCCAAAGGAAAGTGACTGTTCTATATGAGCTTCTATCTGCTTGTCTTGCCCCTACAGCAGATGAAGATAAAAACAGTACAGGGCATGAAAGGGGCTACGATTCTCGACATCGAGTTGCATTGCGGCTATTAGCATCATGGTTCCAGATCAAGCTGAATACAATG GAAGCTATCCAGACAATGATTGCTTTCTCAGCAATGGCTTTATCGGAAGAGAATGGAAAAGATGAAGAGGGATCATCAGAAGACACTTGGAAGAAATGGAAGCATGGGGGTATAGTAGGTGCAGCTGCAATAACTGGTGGCACTTTATTGGCAATTACTGGTG GCTTAGCTGCACCAGCTATTGCTGCTGGTTTAAATGCTTTAGCCCCTACATTGGGATTTATCATTCCCGTGGTAGGAGCAAGTGGGTTTGCAGCAGCTGCAAGTGCTGCAGGAACAGTTGCTGGTTCTGTTGCAGTGGCGGCATCATTTGGGG CTGCTGGAGCTGGACTTACCGGGACTAAAATGGCTAGGAGAATTGGAAGTGTTGATGAATTTGAGTTCAAAGTCATTGGAGAGAACGAGAACCAAGGG AGACTTGCGGTTGAGATTGTTATCTCAGGGTTTGTTTTTAAGGAGGAGGACTTCGTAAAGCCTTGGGAAGGACAAAATGATAGGCTGGAAAG GTATGCACTACAATGGGAGTCTGAGAATCTGATTGCTGTAAGCACTGCCATTCAGGACTGGCTCACTTCAA ATGTAGCATTAGGGTTGATGAGGCAAGGAGCCATGATGACAGTATTAAGCTCACTTGTGACAGCATTGGCATGGCCAGCAACACTCCTAGCTGCTACAGACTTCATCGACAGCAAATGGACGATTTCTTTGGACAG GTCTGATAAGGCGGGAAAACTGCTAGCAGAAGTATTGATGAAAGGATTACAAGGAGATAG GTTTTTCACTCGGAGCTCGAGTTATCTTCAAATGTCTCCAATTCTTGGCTGA
- the LOC124935839 gene encoding transmembrane and coiled-coil domain-containing protein 4-like isoform X1 — protein MTTLLAPSKRYAAGGLLGLALHQAQLHQTHPLHPLDMISNEEDEEPVKTSDSLSDGSDLWVHENFGLLRPVFRILEIPSKSWPGLEETAQASPAKRYVEGFLSILSEESNDTSQEMKDTELELLKALEAMSETMEKTRDVQSELERHQEYKNDCQQKYRTNQECSSDEGHGVLKGNDISSNCEMVRTEEAGSQSSKGDEKSLQEANQPSRQRKVTVLYELLSACLAPTADEDKNSTGHERGYDSRHRVALRLLASWFQIKLNTMEAIQTMIAFSAMALSEENGKDEEGSSEDTWKKWKHGGIVGAAAITGGTLLAITGGLAAPAIAAGLNALAPTLGFIIPVVGASGFAAAASAAGTVAGSVAVAASFGAAGAGLTGTKMARRIGSVDEFEFKVIGENENQGRLAVEIVISGFVFKEEDFVKPWEGQNDRLERYALQWESENLIAVSTAIQDWLTSNVALGLMRQGAMMTVLSSLVTALAWPATLLAATDFIDSKWTISLDRSDKAGKLLAEVLMKGLQGDRPVTLIGFSLGARVIFKCLQFLAESGQEADLVERVVLLGAPISFRDENWSSARQVVAGRFVNCFSTDDWMLGIAFRASLLTQGLAGIQPVEVPGIENVNVTDLVEGHSSYLWATKQIIERLELDSCYPVTGSLVKAVEPVGG, from the exons ATGACGACTTTGTTGGCACCGTCGAAGAGGTACGCTGCCGGAGGATTGCTCGGACTGGCATTGCATCAGGCTCAGCTTCATCAAACTCATCCTCTTCATCCGCTTGACATGATCTCTAATGAGGAAGATGAGGAGCCCGTCAAAACTAGTGATTCTCTATCTGACGGTTCTGATCTTTGGGTCCATGAGAATTTCGGCCTCCTTCGTCCTGTTTTCAG AATTCTCGAAATTCCGAGTAAATCATGGCCAGGACTTGAGGAAACAGCACAAGCATCTCCTGCTAAGCGTTATGTAGAAGGG TTCTTGAGTATACTCTCAGAAGAGAGTAATGATACTTCTCAAGAGATGAAAGACACGGAACTTGAACTATTAAAAGCGTTAGAGGCTATGTCGGAAACTATGGAGAAAACAAGAGATGTGCAATCTGAGTTGGAGAGACATCAAGAGTATAAAAATGACTGTCAGCAGAAATATAGAACCAACCAAGAATGTAGCTCTGATGAAGGACATGGAGTTTTGAAAGGTAATGATATTAGTTCAAACTGTGAGATGGTTAGAACTGAAGAGGCAGGCAGTCAATCCAGTAAAGGGGATGAAAAATCTCTACAGGAGGCAAATCAGCCGAGTCGCCAAAGGAAAGTGACTGTTCTATATGAGCTTCTATCTGCTTGTCTTGCCCCTACAGCAGATGAAGATAAAAACAGTACAGGGCATGAAAGGGGCTACGATTCTCGACATCGAGTTGCATTGCGGCTATTAGCATCATGGTTCCAGATCAAGCTGAATACAATG GAAGCTATCCAGACAATGATTGCTTTCTCAGCAATGGCTTTATCGGAAGAGAATGGAAAAGATGAAGAGGGATCATCAGAAGACACTTGGAAGAAATGGAAGCATGGGGGTATAGTAGGTGCAGCTGCAATAACTGGTGGCACTTTATTGGCAATTACTGGTG GCTTAGCTGCACCAGCTATTGCTGCTGGTTTAAATGCTTTAGCCCCTACATTGGGATTTATCATTCCCGTGGTAGGAGCAAGTGGGTTTGCAGCAGCTGCAAGTGCTGCAGGAACAGTTGCTGGTTCTGTTGCAGTGGCGGCATCATTTGGGG CTGCTGGAGCTGGACTTACCGGGACTAAAATGGCTAGGAGAATTGGAAGTGTTGATGAATTTGAGTTCAAAGTCATTGGAGAGAACGAGAACCAAGGG AGACTTGCGGTTGAGATTGTTATCTCAGGGTTTGTTTTTAAGGAGGAGGACTTCGTAAAGCCTTGGGAAGGACAAAATGATAGGCTGGAAAG GTATGCACTACAATGGGAGTCTGAGAATCTGATTGCTGTAAGCACTGCCATTCAGGACTGGCTCACTTCAA ATGTAGCATTAGGGTTGATGAGGCAAGGAGCCATGATGACAGTATTAAGCTCACTTGTGACAGCATTGGCATGGCCAGCAACACTCCTAGCTGCTACAGACTTCATCGACAGCAAATGGACGATTTCTTTGGACAG GTCTGATAAGGCGGGAAAACTGCTAGCAGAAGTATTGATGAAAGGATTACAAGGAGATAG GCCTGTGACCCTTATAGGTTTTTCACTCGGAGCTCGAGTTATCTTCAAATGTCTCCAATTCTTGGCTGAATCTGGACAAGAGG CTGACCTTGTTGAAAGAGTTGTTCTTCTTGGGGCACCTATTTCTTTTAGAGATGAAAATTGGTCATCAGCTAGACAGGTTGTGGCTGGGAGATTTGTGAATTGTTTCTCGACAGATGATTGGATGCTTGGGATAGCGTTTCGTGCCAGCTTGCTTACTCAAGGATTGGCTGGAATTCAACCTGTAGAGGTCCCTGGAATTGAAAAT GTGAATGTAACAGATCTGGTAGAGGGTCATTCTTCTTATCTATGGGCTACGAAACAGATAATAGAACGGCTTGAATTGGATTCGTGTTACCCAGTAACCGGAAGCCTCGTTAAAGCTGTTGAACCGGTAGGAGGTTAA